In Aquimarina sp. TRL1, a single window of DNA contains:
- a CDS encoding short chain dehydrogenase, protein MKILVIGATGTIGKSIHEYLKEKKHTVYAAHRSSTTYPVDISDKNSIDALFSQLPQLDAVINASGTAVWKHLSDLNEEDYMIGINSKLLGQINIVHTAEKYLKNKGAIVLTTGILGDHYEKNTVALSMVNGALHSFVNAASNEISKNITLNIVAPGAIQGNFPKDKKFADHYPVAIDDVVKIYEKAIHTSETGKILKIY, encoded by the coding sequence ATGAAAATACTAGTTATAGGTGCTACAGGAACCATTGGAAAAAGTATACATGAATACCTAAAAGAGAAAAAACATACTGTATACGCAGCTCATCGAAGCAGTACTACATATCCCGTAGATATTAGTGACAAGAACTCTATCGATGCATTATTTTCTCAGCTCCCTCAACTTGATGCGGTTATCAACGCTTCTGGTACAGCTGTCTGGAAACACTTATCCGATTTAAATGAAGAAGATTATATGATTGGGATCAATAGCAAATTACTAGGGCAAATCAATATTGTGCATACCGCAGAAAAGTATTTAAAAAACAAGGGAGCTATTGTATTAACTACTGGTATATTAGGAGATCATTATGAAAAAAACACTGTTGCCTTATCTATGGTTAATGGGGCACTACACAGTTTTGTAAATGCTGCTTCTAACGAAATCTCTAAAAACATTACACTGAATATTGTTGCTCCGGGAGCAATTCAGGGTAATTTCCCAAAAGATAAAAAATTTGCAGATCACTACCCTGTCGCAATTGATGATGTTGTAAAAATATATGAAAAGGCTATTCACACCTCTGAAACAGGTAAAATTTTAAAAATCTATTAA
- a CDS encoding PhzF family phenazine biosynthesis protein, which produces MKIPIYQVDAFTKNVFGGNPAAICLLPHWLDDNTLLNIAKENNLAETAYLVQKEDIFEIRWFMPYAEIDLCGHATLASAYIIFNVIQPLLQEVTFSSKSGLLKAKRGSDKTITIDLPSRPPKKTPIPREVSDAFRTKPLEAFAARDLVLVFPSEQEIIDAAPQLEPLKDLPYLCTIITTKGTNVDFVSRVFDANGPNPEDPVTGSAHASLVPFWAERLQKTSLEAHQLSERGGILYCELVKDRVYLSGHCAHYLTGTITI; this is translated from the coding sequence ATGAAAATACCTATTTATCAGGTAGATGCTTTTACTAAAAACGTATTTGGGGGAAATCCTGCCGCTATCTGTCTATTACCACATTGGCTAGATGATAATACCTTACTAAACATCGCTAAAGAGAATAATTTAGCCGAAACTGCTTACCTCGTTCAAAAAGAAGATATATTTGAAATACGATGGTTTATGCCTTATGCAGAAATTGACCTATGTGGTCATGCGACCCTTGCTTCTGCTTATATAATTTTTAACGTAATACAACCTTTACTTCAAGAGGTAACTTTTTCTTCTAAAAGCGGTTTACTCAAGGCAAAAAGAGGGAGTGATAAGACAATAACAATTGACCTCCCATCCAGACCTCCAAAAAAAACACCTATTCCTCGGGAAGTTTCTGATGCCTTTAGAACCAAGCCTCTCGAAGCATTTGCTGCTCGTGATCTTGTGTTAGTTTTTCCTTCTGAACAAGAAATTATTGATGCCGCTCCTCAGTTAGAACCTTTAAAAGACCTCCCTTATTTGTGTACTATCATTACAACCAAGGGAACGAATGTCGATTTTGTATCTCGCGTATTTGACGCGAATGGTCCGAACCCTGAAGATCCTGTAACTGGTTCTGCGCATGCTTCATTAGTACCATTCTGGGCAGAAAGGTTGCAAAAAACTTCTCTGGAAGCACATCAATTATCAGAACGAGGAGGTATTTTGTATTGCGAACTGGTAAAAGACCGGGTATACCTAAGTGGCCATTGTGCACATTATCTTACGGGAACTATTACTATATAA
- a CDS encoding helix-turn-helix transcriptional regulator codes for MDDKTILAITKALSNPTRLEILKWLKKPESHFPPHKDLGHFNDGVCGLYIQEKSGLSQPTISHYLSVMHKADLLILTRHGKWTYFKRNEERIAAYKKAIVKNL; via the coding sequence ATGGATGACAAGACAATACTTGCTATAACAAAAGCACTATCAAATCCGACACGATTGGAAATACTTAAATGGTTAAAAAAACCAGAAAGTCACTTTCCTCCTCATAAAGATTTAGGTCATTTTAATGACGGAGTTTGCGGTCTGTATATTCAGGAAAAATCCGGATTATCACAGCCTACAATCTCTCATTATTTATCTGTAATGCACAAAGCTGATTTATTGATACTAACCAGACATGGAAAATGGACATATTTCAAAAGAAATGAGGAAAGAATAGCCGCTTATAAAAAGGCAATCGTAAAGAATTTGTAA
- a CDS encoding DEAD/DEAH box helicase: MNRKKELYDYQQRDIDKIFKRLNEFPENYNLLYQLPTGGGKTVIFSEMVRRYTERTEKKVVILTHRIELCGQTSKMLNEFGVNNKIINSNVKELNDQDEYACFVAMVETLNNRLNEEQLELKNVGLVIIDEAHYNSFRKLFKFFENCFILGVTATPLSSNMKLPMKDNYQELIVGDTIQELIDKGFLAVPVTYTYDVGLGSLKIGMNGDYTVKSSEDLYTNMMMQDKLLKAYEERSKGKKTLIFNNGITTSVHVYDTFLRAGYPIRHLDNTNTRQEREDILKWFKHTDNAILTSVSILTTGFDEPSVECVVLNRATKSLTLYFQMIGRGSRILTDKSEFTIIDLGNNTARFGLWNANVDWQLIFRSPDFYYENLIGDEEIERNFKYVFPEEIRKKFGNSVDIEFDIESEYAKTKRFGLRSKSVLDKSIEQHAKMCAENSEDVFDARILSKLLDKDIEYRVRRYSYCISKSTKNYRDWLQEDYERKLRSRINQLFTD; this comes from the coding sequence ATGAACCGAAAAAAAGAATTATACGACTATCAACAACGGGATATAGATAAGATTTTTAAGCGTCTTAATGAATTTCCTGAAAATTATAACCTCCTGTACCAATTACCCACTGGTGGCGGGAAAACAGTTATATTTTCGGAGATGGTGCGTCGGTATACAGAACGAACTGAGAAAAAAGTAGTAATTCTTACACATAGAATAGAGTTATGTGGTCAGACTTCTAAGATGCTTAATGAGTTTGGTGTAAATAATAAAATCATCAATAGCAATGTCAAGGAGCTAAACGACCAGGATGAATATGCCTGTTTTGTAGCGATGGTTGAGACATTGAATAATCGGTTAAATGAAGAACAATTAGAATTAAAAAATGTCGGACTGGTTATTATAGATGAAGCACATTATAATTCTTTTAGAAAACTGTTTAAGTTTTTTGAAAATTGTTTTATTCTGGGAGTAACCGCAACGCCGTTAAGTTCTAATATGAAGCTTCCGATGAAGGATAATTATCAGGAACTTATAGTAGGTGATACTATCCAGGAGCTTATAGATAAAGGGTTTCTTGCCGTTCCGGTAACTTATACCTATGATGTTGGTTTAGGGTCGTTAAAAATAGGAATGAATGGGGATTATACAGTAAAGTCTTCTGAAGATCTGTATACAAATATGATGATGCAGGATAAACTGCTAAAGGCCTATGAAGAACGATCAAAAGGTAAAAAGACTTTGATCTTTAATAATGGAATTACAACATCTGTTCACGTATATGATACATTCTTGAGAGCAGGATATCCTATACGACATTTAGATAATACGAATACAAGACAGGAGAGAGAGGACATTCTAAAATGGTTTAAACACACAGATAATGCAATTTTGACTTCTGTAAGTATATTAACGACAGGTTTTGATGAGCCATCTGTAGAATGTGTGGTCCTCAATAGAGCGACTAAATCTCTTACCCTATATTTTCAAATGATTGGTCGGGGATCTCGAATATTAACTGATAAATCAGAGTTTACAATCATTGATTTGGGAAATAATACAGCAAGATTCGGGCTGTGGAATGCCAATGTGGATTGGCAATTGATTTTTAGATCTCCTGATTTTTACTATGAAAACCTGATAGGGGATGAGGAGATTGAACGAAATTTTAAATATGTTTTTCCTGAAGAGATTCGTAAAAAATTTGGAAACTCGGTTGATATTGAATTTGATATTGAATCAGAGTATGCCAAGACAAAACGATTTGGTTTACGAAGTAAAAGTGTTTTAGATAAGTCTATAGAGCAACATGCTAAGATGTGTGCAGAGAATAGTGAAGATGTCTTTGATGCGAGAATTTTAAGTAAATTACTAGATAAGGATATAGAGTATCGGGTAAGACGTTACTCTTATTGCATTAGTAAAAGCACGAAGAATTATAGAGATTGGCTGCAAGAGGATTATGAACGGAAATTAAGAAGCAGAATAAACCAATTGTTTACAGATTAG
- a CDS encoding OmpA family protein: MRNLPTLVVLSGALFVTSCVSKKKFLAVEQELQNTKSTLQKTTVEKEELEAKFAKIEARVADYNAKINSLSKSNDAKMSLVDNTVISNDTRNEMNKTLAKVDQGKLSNAKTLKDSMNLAVSHNLRSSIEDKLEEGEDVSINVDNTVVMLSIADDMLFNSGSYKVSNKADKILRKLADVINSEPSLEVMIEGHTDSRTISTPVLEDNWDLSVKRATSITRLLQHKYNVDPSKLIASGRSSYVPLVENDSKENRAINRRTRIVLLPNLDKFFSMLSANE, translated from the coding sequence ATGAGAAATTTACCCACGTTAGTTGTGTTATCTGGAGCTTTATTTGTAACATCTTGTGTTTCTAAGAAGAAATTCTTAGCAGTAGAGCAAGAACTTCAAAACACAAAAAGTACTTTACAGAAAACAACTGTAGAAAAAGAAGAGCTGGAAGCGAAGTTTGCAAAAATTGAAGCTAGGGTAGCCGATTACAATGCTAAAATCAACTCATTAAGCAAGTCTAATGATGCGAAGATGTCTCTAGTAGACAACACTGTCATTTCTAACGACACCAGAAATGAAATGAACAAAACTCTTGCTAAGGTTGATCAAGGCAAATTAAGCAATGCAAAAACCTTAAAGGATTCTATGAACTTAGCGGTTTCTCACAATCTGAGAAGTTCAATTGAGGACAAACTTGAAGAAGGTGAAGATGTTTCTATTAATGTAGACAACACTGTAGTCATGTTATCGATAGCAGATGATATGTTATTTAATAGTGGTAGTTACAAAGTTAGTAACAAAGCTGACAAAATCTTACGAAAATTAGCTGACGTTATTAATTCTGAGCCTAGTTTAGAAGTTATGATTGAAGGGCACACTGATTCCAGAACTATTAGTACTCCTGTATTAGAAGATAATTGGGATCTTAGTGTAAAAAGAGCTACATCAATTACCAGATTATTACAACATAAGTATAATGTAGATCCTTCTAAACTTATTGCTTCAGGAAGAAGTAGTTATGTTCCTTTAGTAGAAAATGACTCTAAAGAAAACAGAGCAATTAACAGAAGAACTCGAATTGTCTTATTACCTAACTTAGACAAATTCTTCTCCATGCTATCTGCAAATGAATAA
- a CDS encoding alpha/beta fold hydrolase, producing MAKNNHDKIPVQALLVPKPILYFGKFLNRVSPFLASRFAARLFLTPFPYKMPNREKKMDQNSSQHKIIIESIQKEINVYVYGASKKKVLLVHGWSGSGTQLSIIAERLLQNGYSTVSFDAPAHGKARGKRSMMPYFIEAIHQLEKSHGPFHAAIGHSLGGMSLLRASKDRLPVKKLIIIGTANSITAITKNFVRNMQLDQKVATIMKAYFDKKFGEDMNNYSGAVSAKEVSIPTLIIHDKNDVDVHYSAAHEIHQVLKGSQLLITEKLGHRKILGNSGVIDKIISFIEA from the coding sequence ATGGCTAAAAACAATCATGATAAAATTCCTGTTCAGGCTTTATTAGTTCCTAAACCTATCTTATATTTTGGCAAATTTCTTAATAGAGTATCTCCTTTTTTAGCTTCTAGATTTGCCGCTAGATTATTTTTGACTCCTTTTCCTTATAAAATGCCAAATCGGGAAAAGAAAATGGATCAGAACAGCTCGCAACATAAAATAATAATCGAGAGTATTCAAAAAGAAATCAATGTTTATGTATACGGTGCTTCAAAAAAGAAAGTTTTACTAGTTCATGGCTGGTCTGGAAGCGGAACACAATTATCAATTATTGCTGAGCGATTACTACAAAACGGTTATAGTACCGTGAGTTTTGATGCTCCAGCACATGGAAAAGCCAGGGGAAAACGAAGTATGATGCCCTACTTTATAGAAGCTATACACCAACTAGAAAAATCACATGGGCCTTTTCACGCAGCAATTGGGCACTCACTCGGAGGTATGTCCCTTCTAAGAGCATCTAAAGACCGACTTCCAGTAAAGAAGCTTATTATCATTGGAACTGCCAATAGTATTACCGCTATTACAAAAAACTTTGTAAGAAATATGCAATTGGATCAAAAAGTAGCAACAATCATGAAGGCTTACTTTGATAAAAAGTTTGGAGAAGACATGAATAATTATTCAGGAGCAGTATCTGCCAAAGAGGTAAGCATACCCACACTTATTATTCACGATAAAAATGATGTAGATGTTCATTATAGTGCTGCTCATGAAATACATCAAGTATTAAAAGGAAGTCAGTTACTTATCACAGAAAAACTCGGACATCGTAAAATTTTAGGAAATAGCGGCGTTATTGATAAAATAATATCCTTTATAGAGGCGTAA
- a CDS encoding class I SAM-dependent rRNA methyltransferase, giving the protein MKELPIIETKRIAVKLKPSAEKMVRRGHPWVFQDSITKQSAAAEAGDLAIIYDSKKNSFLACGFFDPQSPIRIKLIQYKKQALINKEWFEAKIDEAKKIRTKLLETATNSYRLIFGENDSFPGFIADVYDHVLVIKLYSHIWFPYLKEIVPYLIKTSGCKTVVLRLSRLLQGNNTSFGHYDGEVLYGSLESEVVIFKEHGVLFSANVIKGHKTGYFLDHRYNRKKVGTYAKGKTVLDVFSYAGGFSVHALSGGAKEVTSLDISKHALEMAKENVALNAPKGKHITMVSDAFEGLQRLISQKKTFDIVVIDPPSFAKSAAEINKAKHSYSRLAKLGAQLVAKNGILVLASCSSRIIAEDFFEITEEAILQMNDRFELLEKTYHDIDHPVTFAEGAYLKCAYYRLVY; this is encoded by the coding sequence ATGAAAGAATTACCAATAATTGAAACCAAACGAATAGCTGTAAAACTAAAACCCTCTGCTGAGAAAATGGTTAGAAGAGGACATCCTTGGGTTTTTCAGGATAGTATTACGAAACAAAGTGCAGCAGCAGAGGCAGGAGACCTGGCAATTATCTATGACTCTAAGAAAAATTCATTTTTAGCCTGTGGTTTTTTTGATCCTCAATCTCCAATTCGAATTAAGTTAATTCAATATAAAAAGCAAGCATTAATTAATAAGGAGTGGTTTGAAGCTAAAATTGATGAGGCAAAAAAAATACGTACTAAGTTATTGGAAACAGCTACTAATAGCTATCGATTAATTTTTGGGGAGAATGATAGTTTTCCTGGGTTTATTGCTGATGTATACGATCATGTATTAGTTATTAAATTGTATTCTCATATTTGGTTTCCGTATCTAAAAGAAATAGTGCCTTATTTGATAAAAACTAGCGGTTGTAAAACAGTAGTACTTAGATTAAGCCGATTATTGCAGGGGAATAATACTTCTTTTGGCCATTATGATGGTGAGGTGTTGTATGGTTCTTTGGAAAGTGAAGTAGTTATTTTTAAGGAACATGGAGTTTTATTCTCTGCGAATGTGATCAAAGGACACAAAACAGGATATTTCTTAGACCACAGGTACAATAGAAAGAAGGTAGGTACCTATGCAAAAGGGAAAACAGTGCTAGATGTGTTTTCGTATGCAGGCGGATTTTCTGTTCATGCATTAAGTGGGGGAGCTAAAGAGGTTACAAGCCTGGATATCAGTAAGCATGCATTGGAGATGGCAAAAGAAAATGTAGCTTTGAATGCCCCTAAAGGTAAACATATTACTATGGTTTCCGACGCTTTTGAAGGGTTACAGCGTTTAATCTCTCAAAAGAAAACTTTTGATATAGTGGTTATTGATCCTCCTTCGTTCGCAAAGAGTGCGGCAGAGATAAATAAAGCAAAACACAGTTATAGTAGGTTAGCTAAATTAGGAGCGCAATTGGTGGCTAAAAATGGAATTTTAGTACTGGCTTCCTGTTCTTCGAGAATCATTGCAGAAGACTTTTTTGAGATTACCGAAGAAGCAATTCTCCAGATGAATGATCGTTTTGAGTTATTAGAAAAAACATATCACGATATAGATCATCCGGTCACTTTTGCAGAAGGCGCTTATTTGAAATGCGCGTATTATAGATTAGTATATTAA